From a single Aphelocoma coerulescens isolate FSJ_1873_10779 chromosome 31, UR_Acoe_1.0, whole genome shotgun sequence genomic region:
- the LOC138100403 gene encoding olfactory receptor 14J1-like, with protein sequence MSNSSSIRHFLLLALADTRQLQLLHFCLFLGISLAALLGNGLIISAGACSQHLHSPMFFFLLNLALSDLGSICTTVPKAMHNSLWGTRHISYSACAAQEFFFLFFISAEYFLLTIMCYDRYVSICKALHYGALLGSRACAHMAAAAWASAFLYALMHTANTFSLPLCQGNGLGQFFCEIPHILKLSCSKSYLRELGLIAVSVCLLFGCFVFIVFSYVQIFRAVLRIPSEQGRHKAFSTCLPHLAMVSLVISTAFFAYLKPPSISSPSLDVAVSVLYSAVPPAVNPLIYSLRNQELRDALRKLMTGYFSEAKKCLFSAA encoded by the coding sequence atgtccaacagcagctccatcaggcacttcctcctgctggcattggcagacacgcggcagctgcagctcctgcacttctgcctcttcctgggcatctccctggctgccctcctgggcaacggcctcatcatcagtgccggagcctgcagccagcacctgcacagccccatgttcttcttcctgctcaacctggccctcagcgacctgggctccatctgcaccactgtccccaaggccatgcacaattccctctggggcaccaggcacatctcctactcagcatgtgcgGCACaggagtttttctttctgttcttcatttcAGCAGAGTATTTCCTTCTCAccatcatgtgctacgaccgctacgtgtccatctgcaaagccctgcactacggggccctcctgggcagcagagcttgtgcccacatggcagcagctgcctgggccagtgcctttctctacgctctcatgcacacggccaatacattttccctgcccctgtgccagggcaatggcctgggccagttcttctgtgaaatcccacacatcctcaagctttcctgctccaaatcctacctcagggaacttgggctcatcgctgtcagtgtctgtttgctctttggctgttttgtgttcattgttttctcctatgtgcagatcttcagggccgtgctgaggatcccctctgagcagggacggcacaaagccttttccacgtgcctccccCACCTGGCCATGGTCTCCCTGGTCATCAGCACTGCCTTTTTTGCatacctgaagcccccctccatctcctccccatccctggatgtggcagtgtcagttctgtactcggcGGTGCCTCCAGCcgtgaaccccctcatctacagcctgaggaaccaggagctcagggatgccctgaggaaactGATGACTGGATACTTTTCAGAAGCAAAGAAGTGCCTGTTTTCTGCTGCATAG
- the LOC138100299 gene encoding ribonuclease H-like, translating into MVEQDDVEIVVTNIVNPASFLSGNQGEPVRHDCLETIEATYSSRPDLKDTPLDNAETWFTDGSSYIISGKRHAGYAVTTCQEVIESGPLPTNTSAQKAEIIALTRALEMAKGKKINIYTDSRYAFGVVHAQGAIWKEGGLLNSHGKNIKHAQEIMRLLEAVQLPEKVAIMHIRAHQKVSSELEEGNELADREAKEAAKD; encoded by the exons atggtggaacaagatgatgtagaaatagtggtaactaacattgtcaacccagcttcctttctcagtggaaatcaaggGGAACCGGTACGCCATGATTGCCTGGAGACCATCGAAGCCACCTACTCCAGCCGCCCGGATCTGAAGGATACCCCTTTAGACAACGCAGAGACCTGGtttactgatgggagcagctacatcatcagtggaaagcgacatgctgggtatgcagttaccacctgccaggaggtgatagaatccggacccctgccaacaaacacctctgcacaaaaggctgaaataatcgcCCTAACCCGTGCCTTagagatggcaaaaggaaagaaaataaacatctatacAGACTCAAGGTATGCGTTTGGAGTTGTGCACGCACAAggggccatttggaaagaaggaggactgttaaattcgcatggaaagaacatcaaacatGCACAAGAAATAATGCGGCTGCTGGAAGCAGTCCAGCTACCTGAGAAAGTAGCAATCATGCACATAAGGGCACATCAAAAGGTGAGctcagaattggaagaagggaatgaactggcggacagagaggcaaaagaagcagcaaaag actaa